From a single Nocardioides panacis genomic region:
- a CDS encoding maltokinase N-terminal cap-like domain-containing protein, with product MTPDALTAVADYLATARWFAGKGRDLTVLGATRVGSLGELGTFPVVRIELVDVEYGGAEPHERETYQVPLAYYDEPQQRIEHALVGTWTDPDLGRVVVYDAVHDRQATGLYLRAFDAAGGGEATYGQLTFHRLPGHDLDLETHSTLFSGEQSNSSVAFGEDSLMKVFRKVNTGRNPDIVIHRALTEQGSDHVAALYGWLELTSPDADPDADPVQLAMLQQFLRTASDGWDLALASVRDLFAEADLHADEVGGDFAGEAARLGLATAQVHDVLAEQFPTERWGADDLTALSDAMLTRLEVALAIVPELAQHADALRRTFADVATLGTSGQTATAQRVHGDFHLGQTLRTVRGWKIVDFEGEPAKSLAERIRPDLVWRDVAGMLRSFDYAAHAVEADVQADSAEANQIAFRATEWADRNTAAFLRGYVENSGRTSDGRLSPEQDLILRAYIADKAVYEAVYEARNRPTWLPIPLGAIARITQTQEANDA from the coding sequence GTGACGCCCGATGCCCTGACCGCAGTGGCCGACTACCTCGCGACCGCCCGCTGGTTCGCCGGCAAGGGTCGCGACCTGACCGTGCTCGGCGCGACCCGGGTCGGCAGCCTCGGTGAGCTGGGCACGTTCCCGGTCGTCCGCATCGAGCTCGTCGACGTGGAGTACGGCGGTGCCGAGCCGCACGAGCGCGAGACCTACCAGGTCCCGCTCGCCTACTACGACGAGCCGCAGCAGCGCATCGAGCACGCGCTCGTCGGCACCTGGACCGACCCGGACCTCGGGCGCGTCGTGGTGTACGACGCGGTGCACGACCGGCAGGCCACCGGGCTCTACCTGCGGGCCTTCGACGCGGCCGGGGGCGGCGAGGCGACGTACGGCCAGCTGACGTTCCACCGGCTGCCCGGGCACGACCTGGACCTGGAGACGCACTCGACGCTGTTCTCCGGCGAGCAGAGCAACTCCTCGGTCGCCTTCGGCGAGGACTCGCTGATGAAGGTGTTCCGCAAGGTCAACACCGGCCGCAACCCCGACATCGTCATTCACCGCGCCCTCACCGAGCAGGGCAGCGACCACGTGGCCGCCCTCTACGGCTGGCTCGAGCTGACCAGCCCGGACGCCGACCCGGACGCCGACCCGGTCCAGCTCGCGATGCTGCAGCAGTTCCTGCGGACCGCGAGCGACGGCTGGGACCTGGCGCTGGCCAGCGTGCGCGACCTGTTCGCCGAGGCCGACCTGCACGCCGACGAGGTCGGCGGCGACTTCGCGGGCGAGGCCGCCCGGCTCGGCCTGGCCACCGCGCAGGTCCACGACGTGCTGGCCGAGCAGTTCCCCACCGAGCGGTGGGGCGCCGACGACCTGACCGCGCTCTCGGACGCGATGCTGACCCGCCTCGAGGTGGCGCTGGCGATCGTCCCGGAGCTCGCCCAGCACGCCGACGCGCTCCGGCGCACCTTCGCCGACGTCGCGACCCTCGGCACGTCGGGGCAGACCGCCACCGCCCAGCGGGTGCACGGCGACTTCCACCTCGGCCAGACGCTGCGCACCGTCAGGGGCTGGAAGATCGTGGACTTCGAGGGCGAGCCGGCCAAGTCGCTCGCCGAGCGGATCCGTCCCGACCTGGTGTGGCGCGACGTGGCCGGGATGCTCCGGTCCTTCGACTACGCGGCGCACGCCGTGGAGGCCGACGTCCAGGCCGACAGCGCGGAGGCCAACCAGATCGCGTTCCGCGCCACCGAGTGGGCCGACCGCAACACCGCCGCGTTCCTGCGGGGGTACGTCGAGAACAGCGGGCGCACCTCAGACGGCCGGCTCTCCCCCGAGCAGGACCTGATCCTGCGGGCGTACATCGCCGACAAGGCCGTCTACGAGGCGGTCTACGAAGCGCGCAACCGCCCCACCTGGCTCCCCATCCCTCTCGGGGCCATCGCCAGGATCACCCAGACCCAGGAGGCGAACGACGCATGA
- a CDS encoding NUDIX hydrolase: protein MSEHGPQPTLTDGVVVLRPWRDEDVATAVAGHDEEIARWFGWPVDAITHERHRQAVEAWRAAYDAGRTRVSFVVEHAGTVVGSVEVRRVADGVGSLSWTLYAGARGQGFATRAVRLLVDYAVEALGLQRVEAEVDPRNERSLRVATRAGLRREGVKRIAPGMADRADATAVVVLARLASDPPTTEPTGFRALLNSFLPRKRAIAQMLVRDTDGRVLLCRLTYKNDWDLPGGVVEVAESPQEAVSREVEEELGLQLKAGPLLLTDWLPPWGGWDDALCLVFDGGVTDASVLDDAVYQAREIRSAQFCTLEEIREQCADFTARRIEAALRTLDGGGTAYTESGRS, encoded by the coding sequence ATGAGTGAGCACGGGCCACAGCCGACGCTGACCGACGGCGTCGTGGTGCTCCGACCGTGGCGCGACGAGGACGTCGCGACCGCGGTCGCCGGCCACGACGAGGAGATCGCGCGCTGGTTCGGCTGGCCGGTCGACGCGATCACCCACGAGCGGCACCGGCAGGCCGTCGAGGCCTGGCGGGCGGCGTACGACGCCGGGCGCACCCGGGTGAGCTTCGTCGTCGAGCACGCCGGCACGGTGGTCGGCAGCGTCGAGGTGCGCCGGGTCGCCGACGGCGTCGGCTCGCTGTCCTGGACGCTGTACGCCGGTGCGCGCGGCCAGGGCTTCGCGACCCGGGCCGTCCGGCTGCTCGTCGACTACGCCGTCGAGGCGCTCGGGCTGCAGCGCGTCGAGGCCGAGGTCGACCCCCGCAACGAGAGGTCGCTGCGCGTCGCGACCCGGGCCGGCCTGCGGCGCGAGGGCGTCAAGCGGATCGCCCCGGGGATGGCCGACCGCGCCGACGCCACCGCCGTGGTGGTGCTGGCCCGGCTCGCGTCCGACCCGCCGACCACCGAGCCGACCGGGTTTCGGGCCCTGCTGAACTCCTTCCTCCCCCGCAAGCGGGCGATCGCCCAGATGCTGGTGCGGGACACCGACGGCCGGGTGCTGCTGTGCCGGCTGACCTACAAGAACGACTGGGACCTCCCCGGCGGGGTCGTCGAGGTGGCGGAGTCGCCGCAGGAGGCGGTCTCCCGCGAGGTCGAGGAGGAGCTCGGTCTGCAGCTGAAGGCCGGTCCCCTGCTGCTGACCGACTGGCTGCCGCCCTGGGGTGGCTGGGACGACGCGCTCTGCCTCGTGTTCGACGGCGGCGTAACCGACGCCTCGGTGCTCGACGACGCGGTCTACCAGGCCCGGGAGATCCGGTCCGCGCAGTTCTGCACGCTCGAGGAGATCCGCGAGCAGTGCGCCGACTTCACGGCCCGCCGCATCGAGGCCGCACTGCGCACCCTCGACGGTGGCGGCACGGCGTACACCGAGTCCGGCCGGTCCTGA
- a CDS encoding tetratricopeptide repeat protein, producing MRRTSGDERDLARQHLLGLFAAVGNDDPRVLKGRQGLASALF from the coding sequence GTGCGTCGTACCTCCGGGGACGAGCGCGACCTGGCCCGCCAGCACCTGCTGGGGCTGTTCGCCGCCGTCGGCAACGACGACCCCCGTGTCCTCAAGGGCCGGCAGGGACTCGCGTCCGCGCTGTTCTGA
- the treS gene encoding maltose alpha-D-glucosyltransferase, protein MTQQYSTEPSGLPENQPDWFKTAVFYEVLVRSFKDSNGDGVGDFKGLIEKLDYLEWLGVDCLWIPPFFSSPLRDGGYDVSDYTNILPEIGTVEDFHTFLDAAHSRGIRVIIDFVMNHTSDAHPWFQASREDPEGPYGDFYVWSDTDDKYEDARIIFVDTEPSNWTWDPVRQQYFWHRFFSHQPDLNFDNPAVHDAIIEAVSFWFDMGLDGFRLDAVPYLYEREGTNGENLKETHDFLKKVRRFVDEKYPGKILLAEANQWPSDVVDYFGEFESGGDECHMCFHFPVMPRIFMAVRRESRFPISEILEQTPAIPSGCQWGIFLRNHDELTLEMVADEDRDYMWGEYAKDPRMKANIGIRRRLAPLLDNDVNTMELFTALLLSLPGSPVLYYGDEIGMGDNIWLGDRDGVRTPMQWTPDRNAGFSVATPGRLHLPPIQDPVFGYQRVNVETELENASSLLHWTRRMIHTRKKHPAFGLGTFTDLGGSNPSVLSYVREYVAEDGSTDTVLCINNLSRFPQPVELDLRRFEGVAPIELLGGVRFPEIGELPYLLTLGAYGFYWFRLPHREVPNVTAPPTEMERA, encoded by the coding sequence GTGACCCAGCAGTACTCGACCGAGCCCAGCGGCCTGCCCGAGAACCAGCCCGACTGGTTCAAGACGGCGGTCTTCTACGAGGTGCTGGTCCGCTCCTTCAAGGACAGCAACGGCGACGGGGTCGGCGACTTCAAGGGCCTGATCGAGAAGCTCGACTACCTCGAGTGGCTGGGCGTCGACTGCCTCTGGATCCCGCCGTTCTTCTCCTCGCCGCTGCGCGACGGCGGTTACGACGTCTCGGACTACACCAACATCCTTCCCGAGATCGGCACCGTCGAGGACTTCCACACCTTCCTCGACGCCGCGCACTCGCGCGGCATCCGGGTGATCATCGACTTCGTCATGAACCACACCTCGGACGCGCACCCGTGGTTCCAGGCCAGCCGCGAGGACCCCGAGGGTCCCTACGGCGACTTCTACGTCTGGTCCGACACCGACGACAAGTACGAGGACGCCCGGATCATCTTCGTGGACACCGAGCCCTCGAACTGGACCTGGGACCCGGTCCGCCAGCAGTACTTCTGGCACCGGTTCTTCTCCCACCAGCCGGACCTGAACTTCGACAACCCGGCCGTGCACGACGCGATCATCGAGGCGGTGTCGTTCTGGTTCGACATGGGCCTGGACGGCTTCCGGCTCGACGCGGTGCCCTACCTCTACGAGCGCGAGGGCACCAACGGCGAGAACCTCAAGGAGACGCACGACTTCCTCAAGAAGGTGCGCCGCTTCGTCGACGAGAAGTACCCGGGCAAGATCCTGCTGGCCGAGGCCAACCAGTGGCCCAGCGACGTGGTGGACTACTTCGGGGAGTTCGAGTCGGGTGGCGACGAGTGCCACATGTGCTTCCACTTCCCCGTCATGCCGCGCATCTTCATGGCGGTCCGCCGCGAGTCGCGCTTCCCGATCTCGGAGATCCTCGAGCAGACCCCGGCGATCCCGTCCGGCTGCCAGTGGGGCATCTTCCTGCGCAACCACGACGAGCTGACGCTCGAGATGGTCGCCGACGAGGACCGCGACTACATGTGGGGCGAGTACGCCAAGGACCCGCGGATGAAGGCCAACATCGGCATCCGCCGCCGGCTGGCCCCGCTGCTGGACAACGACGTCAACACGATGGAGCTGTTCACCGCGCTGCTGCTCTCGCTGCCCGGCTCGCCCGTGCTCTACTACGGCGACGAGATCGGGATGGGCGACAACATCTGGCTCGGCGACCGCGACGGCGTGCGCACCCCGATGCAGTGGACGCCGGACCGCAACGCCGGCTTCTCGGTCGCCACCCCGGGCCGCCTGCACCTGCCCCCGATTCAGGACCCGGTCTTCGGGTACCAGCGCGTCAATGTGGAGACCGAGCTCGAGAACGCGTCGTCGTTGCTGCACTGGACGCGCCGGATGATCCACACGCGCAAGAAGCACCCGGCCTTCGGCCTCGGCACGTTCACCGACCTCGGCGGCTCCAACCCGAGCGTGCTGAGCTACGTGCGCGAGTACGTCGCCGAGGACGGCAGCACGGACACCGTGCTGTGCATCAACAACCTCTCGCGCTTCCCGCAGCCGGTCGAGCTGGACCTGCGCCGCTTCGAGGGGGTGGCCCCCATCGAGCTGCTCGGCGGGGTCCGGTTCCCGGAGATCGGCGAGCTGCCGTACCTCCTGACCCTGGGGGCCTACGGCTTCTACTGGTTCCGCCTCCCGCACCGCGAGGTGCCGAACGTGACCGCACCCCCGACGGAGATGGAGCGCGCGTGA
- the glgB gene encoding 1,4-alpha-glucan branching protein GlgB, with protein MSTVLPLDRTILDQVVEGRHGNPHQVLGAHPHDGAVTIRAFRPLAESVVVVHGSSRTPLTHEYGGIWAGVVDVPEVPDYRLEVSYAGAAAHTTDDAYRYLPTLGEVDLHLINEGRHEQLWDVLGSHVRTYDGPTGPVTGTSFAVWAPHAKGVRIKGDFNSWDGREHPMRQLGISGVWELFVPDVGSGTHYKYVVLGADDQWREKADPMAFHAEVPPATSSVVFDSSYTWGDDDWMTARTEGGAHEKPMSTYEVHLASWRRGRSYAELADELVPYLQETGFTHVELMPVMQHPFGGSWGYHVTSYFAADSRFGDPDGLRLLIDRLHQAGIGVILDWVPGHFATDEWALARFDGTPLYEDPNPQRGWHKEWGSHIFNFGRKEVRNFLVANALYWLEEFHADGLRVDGVASMLYLDYSREPGQWTPNVYGGRENLEAVAFLQEMNATAYKRVPGAITIAEESTSWPGVTRATHLGGLGFGFKWNMGWMHDSLGYVQNDPIHRQYHHGQLTFSLVYAYSENYVLPISHDEVVHGKGSLLRKMPGDRWQQLANLRTYLAYMWAHPGKQLLFMGSEFGQESEWAESRELDWWLLDNADHRGVHSLVRDMNQIYKDSSALWSLDTEGSGFSWIDANDSSNNVLSFIRFPKDPADSPLVCVANFSAVPHHDYRLGLPAGGTWTELLNTDADAYAGSGVGNLGVVKADQGEHHGQPASASVTLPPLATLWLRPS; from the coding sequence ATGAGCACGGTCCTCCCGCTCGACCGCACGATCCTCGACCAGGTGGTCGAGGGACGTCACGGCAACCCGCACCAGGTCCTCGGCGCGCACCCGCACGACGGGGCGGTCACGATCCGCGCGTTCCGGCCGCTGGCCGAGTCCGTGGTCGTCGTGCACGGCAGCTCCCGCACCCCCCTGACCCACGAGTACGGCGGGATCTGGGCCGGCGTGGTCGACGTACCCGAGGTCCCGGACTACCGGCTCGAGGTCTCCTACGCCGGCGCCGCGGCGCACACCACCGACGACGCCTACCGCTACCTCCCCACGCTCGGCGAGGTCGACCTGCACCTGATCAACGAGGGTCGCCACGAGCAGCTGTGGGACGTGCTCGGCTCGCACGTGCGCACCTACGACGGCCCGACGGGACCGGTCACCGGCACCTCGTTCGCGGTGTGGGCGCCGCACGCGAAGGGCGTCCGCATCAAGGGCGACTTCAACAGCTGGGACGGCCGCGAGCACCCGATGCGGCAGCTCGGCATCTCCGGCGTGTGGGAGCTGTTCGTCCCCGACGTCGGCTCCGGCACGCACTACAAGTACGTCGTCCTCGGCGCCGACGACCAGTGGCGCGAGAAGGCCGACCCCATGGCGTTCCACGCCGAGGTCCCGCCGGCCACCTCCTCGGTCGTCTTCGACTCGTCCTACACGTGGGGCGACGACGACTGGATGACCGCCCGCACCGAGGGCGGCGCCCACGAGAAGCCGATGTCCACCTACGAGGTGCACCTGGCCTCGTGGCGGCGCGGCCGGTCCTACGCCGAGCTCGCCGACGAGCTGGTCCCGTACCTCCAGGAGACCGGCTTCACCCACGTCGAGCTGATGCCGGTGATGCAGCACCCGTTCGGCGGGTCCTGGGGCTACCACGTCACGTCCTACTTCGCCGCGGACTCCCGCTTCGGCGACCCCGACGGGCTGCGGCTGCTGATCGACCGGCTGCACCAGGCCGGCATCGGCGTCATCCTCGACTGGGTGCCCGGGCACTTCGCCACCGACGAGTGGGCGCTGGCCCGCTTCGACGGCACCCCGCTCTACGAGGACCCGAACCCGCAGCGCGGCTGGCACAAGGAGTGGGGCTCCCACATCTTCAACTTCGGCCGCAAGGAGGTCCGCAACTTCCTGGTCGCCAACGCGCTCTACTGGCTCGAGGAGTTCCACGCGGACGGCCTGCGGGTCGACGGCGTGGCCTCGATGCTCTACCTCGACTACTCCCGCGAGCCGGGCCAGTGGACGCCCAACGTGTACGGCGGCCGCGAGAACCTCGAGGCAGTCGCGTTCCTGCAGGAGATGAACGCCACCGCCTACAAGCGCGTGCCCGGCGCCATCACCATCGCGGAGGAGTCCACGTCCTGGCCGGGCGTCACCCGCGCGACCCACCTCGGCGGGCTCGGCTTCGGCTTCAAGTGGAACATGGGCTGGATGCACGACAGCCTCGGCTACGTGCAGAACGACCCGATCCACCGGCAGTACCACCACGGCCAGCTGACGTTCTCCCTGGTCTACGCCTACTCCGAGAACTACGTGCTGCCGATCAGCCACGACGAGGTCGTGCACGGCAAGGGCTCGCTGCTGCGCAAGATGCCGGGCGACCGGTGGCAGCAGCTCGCCAACCTGCGCACCTACCTCGCCTACATGTGGGCGCACCCGGGCAAGCAGCTGCTGTTCATGGGCAGCGAGTTCGGCCAGGAGTCGGAGTGGGCCGAGAGCCGCGAGCTGGACTGGTGGCTGCTCGACAACGCCGACCACCGCGGCGTGCACTCCCTGGTGCGCGACATGAACCAGATCTACAAGGACAGCTCGGCGCTCTGGTCGCTGGACACCGAGGGCTCCGGGTTCTCCTGGATCGACGCCAACGACTCCAGCAACAACGTGCTGAGCTTCATCCGGTTCCCCAAGGACCCGGCCGACTCCCCGCTGGTGTGCGTCGCGAACTTCTCCGCCGTACCCCACCACGACTACCGGCTCGGGCTCCCCGCCGGCGGCACGTGGACCGAGCTGCTGAACACCGACGCGGACGCGTACGCCGGGTCGGGCGTCGGGAACCTCGGCGTGGTCAAGGCCGACCAGGGCGAGCACCACGGCCAGCCCGCGTCGGCATCGGTCACCCTGCCGCCGCTGGCCACGCTCTGGCTGCGACCCTCCTGA